The DNA segment TGAAATATCGCCGTTAAATCTCGATCGGGAACCCCTGGACCGGTATCGTCTACCCGGATTCTTAAGCGCGTATTATGACGGTCGAAATCGGCGGCTAACGCCACGCGACCGTCGCGCCGGCAGTGCTGGACCGCGTTGCGCAGGACGTTTTCGACGGCTCGGTGCAGCAATTCGGGCAGGCAATAGCCGCGCACGTCGCCGATCCCGGAATAATCCAGTGAAATTCCGTTCTGTTGCGCTTCGAAGCCGACGTCCTCGACGATATCGGCCAACAAGTCGGCAATATTGAGCAGTTCGAACGTTTGCTTATTGATCCCCGCTTCCAACCTGGACAACATCAGCAGTTCGCCCACCAAGTCGCTGATGCGCTGAGACTCCCGTTCGATGCGCTCCAAGGTTGCCGGTAATTTTTCCGGCTGTTGCTGGGCCAGGCCGATTGCAGCTTGAATCCGCGCCAACGGCGAGCGCAATTCGTGCGACACGTCGTGCAGCAAATGTTGCTGGGCGCCGACCAAATTGCCGATTTGCTGGGCCATGTGGTCAAAATCCCGTCCCAAATCGCTTAATTCGTCGCGGCGCCGGCCCATGCCCAGGCCGATACGGGTATCCAGCCGGCCTTGGGCCACGGCATGAAAGGCATTGCGCAGATTGCGGATCGGTCTGGCGAAGTACCATGCCAGCAGCGCGCTAAAAACCAGGCTGGCGACGCTGCCGGCCAGTATCGGTGCAATGGGCGACGGCGGCGTGCGCGGCGGCGGGCGGCGATTGTCGCGGTCGGGCGGCGGGCGTTGGCCGGGGCCAGCCAAGCCCAGCAGGTCCGGCGGATTGGGCGGCAGG comes from the Methylomonas sp. EFPC3 genome and includes:
- a CDS encoding ATP-binding protein, encoding MGRLFWKFFFAFWLAWLTAGIGVGTIFWLRESQQQAERTNQPNGINVRHIASMVSVAANLLPRSGVAGLRDFIHALRQERFPPIYAVDDQDRELLGREVSAEILQQARTLYADGQYPDAIRMVSADDGHRYLLFVPSPENGFADNFRMALPPNPPDLLGLAGPGQRPPPDRDNRRPPPRTPPSPIAPILAGSVASLVFSALLAWYFARPIRNLRNAFHAVAQGRLDTRIGLGMGRRRDELSDLGRDFDHMAQQIGNLVGAQQHLLHDVSHELRSPLARIQAAIGLAQQQPEKLPATLERIERESQRISDLVGELLMLSRLEAGINKQTFELLNIADLLADIVEDVGFEAQQNGISLDYSGIGDVRGYCLPELLHRAVENVLRNAVQHCRRDGRVALAADFDRHNTRLRIRVDDTGPGVPDRDLTAIFQPFFRSGTPAKAQSTGLGLTIAQRAIEAHGGRIGAENREAGGLRVTIDIPFPSRQTS